In Lolium rigidum isolate FL_2022 chromosome 3, APGP_CSIRO_Lrig_0.1, whole genome shotgun sequence, the genomic window ggagagagagattaaccacatagctaccggtagagccctcagcctcggggaagaactactccctcctcatcatgggagacaacaacggcgatgaagatggcggtggtgtcgatggagatgactccgggggcaattccccgtcccggcggcgtgccgggacagagattctgtcccccgaaacttgtcttcgcgatggcggcggctacggaattcttcgtggaatatgacttgttattttagggttttcggagacggatgaatatataggcgaaggggcgatgtcggtggagtcccgaggtgggctccccacctggcggcgcgcctggggtcctggccgcgccccctatggggaggaggccctgggcctcccccgggattgcccttctggctccgtgtgtccctcggaaaaataggaggtttggcttttgtttcgtccaattccgagaatatttcctgtgtaagatttctgaaaccaaaaacagcagaaaacaggaactagcgcttcggcatcttgttaataggttagtaccggaaaatgcatcaaaatgatataaagtatgaataaaacatgtaggtattgtcataaaactagcatggaacataagaaattatagatacgtttgagacgtatcacacctcatCTTAAAGAAACGGGGACTGAAATCTAAATCacgtttctcttcaaacacccacatgatgaacatcggacggacaaaaacaaaaacaacaaaatatAAATCACGCCGAAAACCAAAGTTATTCAAGCTATTTGCAAATCACATCTTAAGAAAGGGAGACCTAGACATCGATGGATGAGGTGGAATGACGGTGATATCCAATGCGTGGCGCTCTTCAACACCGAAACATCCTTCCGAGGAGGTAACGCCACAACGCCACTCATCTGAAAACCTTAGTCGCGATGCAGGAATTAGACACTTACCCCACAGCTCCCCACGTCGTCCGCGCGCTGCGACTAGCATCGCTGAACAAACCCTCGCACCGGCGAGAAAATCAAACAGAGGAACAAAGCACACATAGGAGGTGGAGGCGTACCCATCTCGTAGGTGGCATCCCTGGTTTCCGCCCCACAAAACACCCCTATATGTTCCGTGTGTGGCCGATATGTGACCCCTCACCCCTGCATATCTCTCTGCCATGACCATCtgcgcctcctcgcctcctccccAAGCAAAATGAAATGACACACAACTCCTTAGGACAGTCACAACGCCAGGGTATGACTCAAAATAAGCCCAAAAGTGAACGATGTGGGCACGCTGAGATTGGTGCAAATCAAGGGAATCAAACGTAGAACAAAGTGAATGTGCACCAATTGAAAAGCAACAATAAAATAAAAAGCTTGCAATCATTTGATTTTAACATGGCAACCAATAATGGTTAATCCGGTGGCCAACCGACTATAATCTGACAACCGTATTCAAAAAGAATATTATTaaaacctatcaacatgagatctatcAAAGATCTCGTTGTGAAAAATCTAACTGTAAAAACAAATCTAACTGTATTTAATCTCTTGCTATTGTTCGGTATCCAAATGCAGGAGGTGATGTAAGTTTgtatgatcatgcacaacataatcaTCGAGAATGATCGCAAGACTCGAGCCAGGCATGTTTGTCCCTACAAGTGTCAGGACCCTTTTACGGAGAGACCAGGTGCCTGCAGAGTTTGCTGATTTTCCTCGTCATGCATGCAGTAATCCGTGACACCACTATTTACACTTAACTGCAATATGATCTCGTAGAGCATTTATGGAGGCTCAAAGGAGAGGCAGCAACTGCCCTAGCGCCTTGATGTAGCCCAACTTTTATTTGTTTGGTTTGTTGTTGGTTAACTTTCAATTCGGGTGCATATTGTCAAacatatttatttatgtgatataTTTGAATTGAATGTGTCTTtaaataccctaaaccctaaaaaatAATTTGAGGGCTGTCTTTGGGGGATGTGGCTAGGTAGAGATGTGCACCATAAGCGGAACCATGCAGCGGTGTCCAAACGTTTAATTTGACACTATTGCCGGACGCGGTTTGGAAACATGACTGAAGATGATGTAAAGAAGTTGATTTGTAACTCCTGATTACAACCTCCGTAGGCTAAGCCGGTGTTTTCGAGATCAATCTATTCTACTCAGGAAATCGACTCCTTCAACTGAAATACAGCCGTGCGACTGTAATGGTTCATCACCATCTGGGCAAACATGATAGAAATGTCAAATGTGGTTGATCAGCCGAGCAGAGAAAATGTTAATGAGAAAAAAAAATCCGCCGTTCCACCTGGCGGTGGTCGCTGCCTCGCTGGTTTAAAGCTCCCTCTACAATTTGGACCATTGTCCATTGTTGAGAGCTTCTTCTAGAAATATACATGGGCTCCCGGAGGCCGGATCAGATACGATTTGCTTGACCACTTGAACTTCTCCAGCTCACCGGTCCATCCAGATTCAGACTTGAGAGAGAGCCTAATAAATGTAGGCAAGACCTGAAAGGCTGAATCCTGTGCTGAGACTGCGAGATCACGCTGTGTGCAGCAGCAGGCCATAACGAGCTCCGAACAGATCATCGGCTTGGCCTTCAATTCGTCCCATGTTCTCTGTCGGCGACTTGCACGCTCCGTTTCCCCCTTGGAGGCTAACATGACCACGTACGTACGGTGGTGGTACGCGAGAGCCGGTGGCCGGGATGGAGCGGCAGGCGACGCAAAGGTCGCGAGCCTGCGAGGGACATAAATGTGCACATGCTATTGCCTTAGCAATTTGCTTGCGACGTGATCGACCAAGCGTCCGATTTTGTCACCATGGAATTGCTTGGATTCGAATCAAACGAGTGGCGCGAAACCGCGTGCAGCGCATCGTGGCGGCGACCATAACTCTCCACTGAAACCACACTGCTGTAGCACTGTTCCTGCTGTGAGTGCCCCAACCCTCATCTGAATCATCTCTCAGCTAGACGTCCGCCTCTGGCTTTAATGCACACATCTCATCCATCGCTCTCGCTCGCGCAGTGCAGTTCATCTCGTCTCCTCCTCCCCTACTTAATAGCAACCCTGAGAAACCCACATGGTACCACCAACAACGCAGCCAAAGCGCACCCGAACAGCGGCACACAagacatggccatggccggcactCGCCGCGTCGCtgcgctcctcctcctgctcgccgtCGCGTCCACCGTCGCCCTGGCCACGCGCGACGGCGCCCAGGTCAAGACCAAgccctcgccggccctcaagaagccggccaagccgtacGTTCCCTCACCGCCCGGCAAGAAGCCGGCCAAGCCCTACGTGCCGCCGGCCACCAAGCCCGGCTCAGGTGCCGTTGGCGGTGCGGGCGGCAGCGGGGGCGGCGTCATCCCCACCATCCCGGGCTTCGGCAGTATCCCCGGGTTCGACGTTCCGGGCATGGGCGGCGGGTGGGGCGGCGGATACGGCGGGCCGACCGGCGGGTACTcgcgcggcggcgtggtggccTCAACCACCGTGTGCTCCGAGAAGGGCCCCTGCTACAAGAAGAAGCTCACCTGCCCCAAGAAGTGCTACAAGTCCTACAGCGGCTCCGGCAAGGGgtggggcggcggaggaggcgggggcGGCTGCACCGTCGACTGCAAGACCAAGTGCATCGCCTACTGCTGATCGGACGGCGCGCGAGCTGGGCGGCCTTTCCGCTTGGACGCTTGGTGGATGGCGCCGGCCGGTGAGTGAGAGTGATCAGTAATTCAGTATACGTGTCGATCGTAGCCAAATATGCCGTGACAGTGCATATGGCTACTGATGGCGATATGCACGAGAGGCACATATGAGTGCATTACGATATTTCTTCCCCGATAATTAATCGGCTGCAACGTGTTCTTGCTTCTACTACACTATAGTAGTATTACTCGGTATTCCATAGTGAGTAGCTGGGTATGCGTCGGCGACTATGAGAACTCCTTATTACTACTACTATGAACCAATAAAGAGAGACCAGATATGTATGCACCTCAGCTGGAGCAGCAATCTATTTTCAAATAGAGGCAAAAACATGTATCAATTAAGAAGGGAGTTTCTAGAAAACCTACAACAACAAGGTCAAACCAACATAAACCTCACACTCACTGTCAAGTGTAACAAAGACCCGAATAATAGGATCGCGCTTGCTCTACCCAACATAAGGGACCACAAGACGACACGAACAACACATTGGTGGGATGGGGGTGGGGGCATCCATAAATCAGCTGGAGATCTAGGGCACACAACAACGTGGCGAGAAAAACGGAAACCTCTCTAGCGACGACAACTACGAGCACCATTACCAACATTTCTAACTTAGCAacctcattgatacgtctccaacgtatctataatttcttatcttccatgctagttttatgacaatacctacatgttttattcatactttatatcatttttatgcattttccgggactaacctattaacaagatgccgaagcgccagttcctgttttctgctgtttttggtttcagaaatcctacacaggaaatattatcggaattggacgaaacaaaagcccacggccctattttccacggagtgttccagaacatcgaagaagagtcggagaaggccagcaggggggccaccccatagggcggcgtggccccacctcctggcgcgccgaggtgtggggagcccaccccctggctcccccgacgctgcctcttcgcctatatattccttcgtatcggaaaaccctagtaccgagagcgaaaatacgagaaaagttccagagacgccgccgccgtcaaccccatctcggggggttctgaagatcacctccggcaccctgccggagaggagaatcatcaccggagggctctacatcaccatgcccgcctccggactgatgcgtgagtagttcatccttggactatgggtccatagcagtagctagatggttgtcttctcctattatgccatcatgtttagatcttgtgagctgcctatcatgatcaagatcatctatttgtaatgctacatgttgtgtttgttgggatccgatgaatatggaatactatgtcaagttgattattgatctatcatatatgtgttatttatgatcttgcatgctctccgttgctagtagaggctctggccaagttgatacttgtaactccaagagggggtatttatgctagatagtgggttcatgcctccattgaatgcaggacgagtgacggaaagttctaagattgtggatgtgttgttgccactagggataaaacatcaatgctttgtctaaggatatttgtattgtttacattacgcacggtacttaatgcaattgtctcgttgtttgcaacttaatacttggaaggggtgcggatgctaacccgaaggtggactttttaggcatagatgcatgctggatggcggtctatgttctttgtcgtaatgccctaagtaaatctcatagtattcatcatgatatgtatgtgcattgttatgccctctctattttgtcaattgcccaactgtaatttgtttacccaacatgttatttattttattggagaaacaccactagtgaactgtggaccccggtgcattcttttacatccgaaatacaacctactgcaatcattgttctcttttgttttctgcaagcaaatatcattctccacaccatacgtttaatcctttgttttcagcaagccggtgagattggcaacctcactgttaagttggggcaaagtatcttgattgtgttgtgcaggttccacgttggcgccggaatccctggtgttgcgccgcactacactccttcaccaacaaccttcacgtggccttcatctcctactgattcgataaccttggtttcttactaagggaaaactcgctgttgtacgcatcataccttcctcttggggttcccaacggacgtgtgctttaccgtcacaagcactcATCAACAAAAGAAACAACATGCCTGGTAGACAAGAGAGAAATTGCATCGTCATTATCACCACTACCCTCAAAACCAAGTGCCTGACTCGGCGGAGAAGCCACAGCCAAGATCTCATGCGAATCGGATCTCACTTTATGAACAAAAGGAAGCATAACGAATGAATCTCCACACAAATCCAGGAGCTCAGGCACACCGAAGGAATTCCCACACAACTCATGATGCTCAGTGGAGCCAAGCGGAAACAAAGCCTGCACGGCGGTGAGTTACTGAACATGCCTCCGTTGGCACCTAACAATCACCAGCACatgccaataccagcttgagctgTGGCGGAGCCAGGATCCAAAAGTTGTGATGTCAAGCTTTAAAAATACGAAGATTTTTTTTATAACAcactgtttttatttttttataaaaatgtAGTAACATACTTATGTAGACAAACTAAACAGgaacacaaaagaaagaaaaatcatACAAGGATAGATCAAGTACCCTAGAACAACTAATATTCTAACAATTTGAGAAGGAAAACAgaattggagtaaaaggaaagggcCTCGTCCTGGTGTTGAAGTGGATGTCGTTGTAGACACGCTGACACGCAGTTCTGTGCCAATGGACAAACTAACTGATGGCGTGTCAATTTGACGATCGCCTAATGGGGCCGTGCCTGGCTGgcgaccaccaaggtggccgcccgTGAGCCTGTTTGCCGGAGGTAGTTGTGCATGCCAGCGAATTCCCGGCGGCGGGCCGGCCTCAACTCCCGGTGTTCGTACTCTACTAGAACCAGAGCCCTGGGCTACTCCTTCCCTTGTCGTCACGATTAATTAGGCTTGCAGGTTGATTTGGGGATTTAAGATCTGATGGATTGGGTATTTTATGATCGAACAAATTGGGGATTTACATGCCACGCTGGGTTACAGGAAGCTGCTCAAACGGAAGAGAGAGGGAGGGATACCCATCGTGGATCAGGGGGAGTTACtagtcaagcggaggtttcagggGGAGTGGTCATTTTCAAGAGTTTACAGCGTTTAGCCGTGGGCATGCATAGCCAACGGCATTCGATTTGCAAAAACCTGTGTAGTCGCTTGACTACACAGCCAcaacgtggctccgccactgagcTTGAGACTTGTCACCTCTTCACAAAGATGTGAGACGCCTCCTCGATGTCGTTAGCAACCAAATGAGCAAGCTCCGAGCTCAGGAAAGTAAACTGGCACTAAAGGCGAGGGTCGAAGCTAGCGTTGCCGTTGAACTCCTCACTACACCTTGGAGAGGGCCTTGGCAGCGATATTGCAGGCGACGACAAAAGGCACACGACCTAAAGCCCAACTCCGAGACACCGAGGGACGTCGAGGCTTAGCGGACGAAGAGCTACTCCACTGGCAACGATCAACTGTGTCCAGAGAACGAGCACGAGCCTCCGAAGAGGAATAATGAGCGCCGGAAAAGTACACACGTTAGAAATACTCCCGATGACCCGAACGCCGACAACGGATGCATCTGAAGCATTCACGGCATGTGCTGACCTGGTGGTATCGCTCGAGGCACCGGCAACATCTCCCACGAGCCCAACACTTCAAGAAGAGACAATGCTCGAGACCTTCCTTCGAAAACAAAGACGATTGCTCGCGGCCGGACGGCCGCCTCGACCCACCTACACCCAGCCTTCCTTGTCTTCTAGAGAGCCAACTCATCAATgtcgttttttttttgcttattcGCCAATCAGTCAACCCCAATGCCAATTTTTTAGGGAAATCACCAATGAACATCTATCCATCGTATCTGGAAAAAAAAGAGTTTTAGCTAGCAAAGTGGGCCGTGCAGATTGTTGTGTTGGCCAGAATCATGGGCTTGACCGACTGAGATAAGATTTTGTGAAATTGGAGTCAGAGCAATGGAACCGGTGGGAAACACGGTCAAAGCGCGTTAAGGGGGTACCACTAGAAAAAGACCAACCTTTACAAAGGGAAAAAGTTGCCGGACACGTGTCTGCGTTCCGCGTCGAGTATACCCGTGCGCCCCGGGACGAGTACGTCCACACATCCGGCCAGCAAGCCGAGCGAATACATCCGCGCGCCCCCGAGCGAGCCAAGGGAGTACGTCCCCGGGCCTCGAGCGAATACATCTGCGTGCCCTCCACTAGCGAGTTATACCTGCACCTGCACACCTAGCTACTAGCGAACGAGGCCAGCTCCACTAGCATGTACGTGTGCAAAGCCACACACGTCCCTCATGCATGCCTAGACTTCGTTAGATTTCTTCTTTTCCTAACGCATAACAATATTTGTCTCACGTAGGTTGACACGAGTACAGTCAGGtataacacacgagtacagttacataCAACACACGGGTACAGTTACATGcaccacacgagtacagttgcgtACACGAACGAGTATAGGTACAGTCACACACACGaaacaggtacagtcgcgcacactatCAGGTACAGTCGCACATACAAGCGAGTAcacgtacagtcgcgcacacgagataggtacagtcgtgcacacgagcagctACATATACAGaaatacagtcacgcacacgaggagGTACAGTCGCGTACACGAGCAGGTACggtcgtgaacacgagcaagtacatatacagaagtacagtcgcacacacgagcgagtacattcacgcacacgagtaagtacaggcaACACACGGACGAGTACAATtaccgagtaaagggaaaaactgcaccaaatacactaaaaacaaaagtacttatcagttgaaacacgagtacattTAGGTACAtaccacaggtacaatcatactactattggaagtacggaaaaaaaaatatctccaaacatatcaacatgggatctagttttgaaggtctcgacgcgaggatctcaaaagtgaaaacggttcgcaatttggacttacggttctcaagatatttcattttgaaaaaacgaatctagaacaaaaagggaaaaactgacacaacccagtcttctctctcctcccccatccccaccttgcttccccttgcgacacgtgacgAGCAGGGAGATCACTTCtcagggattttctggcaccacagcgcgccacttgtcgcgtgcggaacgagttgccttcccttcgcgaaggtcggcctttttctagagttttcggcGTTGACGATGTCAACACGCGGATGATCGTACACCAAAAGTCAGCCCAACGCCACCTTTGCATCCTCCATAGgttgttcctcctcctccggtcagACTCCTCGGAGGTTGAGGGGTGGAGAAACGAACCTATGTGTGgatttttttgataaaacaatctgaaggtatatatgatgccccccatagggggcctcacagcgattaGAGCACGTGGGCCGTTGGATCTTCTTTGGTGGTTGATCTCGTCCGTTCATTTTTTACAGCAGCCGTATAAAATGGGCACCCCACAGTGAAAAAACCCTAGTCGCCGCCCACCAATCGCCTTGTGTCTCTTCTCCTCTCCAATCcccacgcctcctcctcctccaatcccGATTCCGCCTTCTCCTCCACCGCCTGGCGGCACTGCTCCGCCTCCGTGGTTCCCCGCAGCCACCGCTGCCCCCTCGTCCTCTTTCTAGGTTcttccctcctccccctcctccctacCCGCCCTGCCCCATTCGCGCACAGAAGGAGGAGCATGGGCACCATGATGTGCTGCTTCTAGTGAATGTCGACAGGAAGATGATGAGCAGCGAAAGAGATGCTGGCTGCGGAAGACCGGCGGCTGGCCGGCCTTGGAGAAGCACGCGACTGCTGCAAGATGCACCAGCCATGGGCGACGGCAGGTCACACGAGCAGCAGAGGACCTCCTCCATGTCGAGTTCTCATCCAGAGCTACAGCCGGAAATGCGAAGGGGAGGACGACCTAGGCATGCCCGGCCCTGACCATGACGATGCACAACAAAGGTCATTTTCCCCTCTTCCGATTCGTTCGAATTTGTATGTTGCAACCAAATGTGGCCTGGAATTGGTCTTGTCATGCGCTACTAGATTAATCTTCCCTTGCAAGTTTTAGTCAAACAACTTTTAGGCATATATAAAATAATAGatctggacaaacaaagatatgaaTTTGTGGGGATTAAATAGAGAGACTCGATCCATGATATTGTTATCTTATGTTGTTTCATGAGTTTACCTGGATAGGGCCAATGGATCATCTAAGCTATGTTCGACAATACTAATGAGAAATTTGCAATCACTAGGAAACACAGAGAAAATGGGAACCGATGCTATTATATGTAGCTAGCTGCAGCTCTACCTCCAATATGCAGACTTGCACGATTATAGCTGGATATGTTTGTTTGTTCATATCTATTCTTTTATATATTCCTAAAAGGTGTTTGAAATAAAACTTACAAGGGAAAATTAATCTGTGTCTTATCTTTTGTATGTATACTCAGTAATTTCCTGATTTCTGGAATTTTGCCCCAATTAAAAATAGCAGCTCAAGTTGTTAGTCTAATGGTTGCAATTGGTTCAGGATTGTGGATCCTCATGTGTGATGCAGTCACTTTTTGATAACTTGCAGAAGCCTATTGAGAACCTAAGAAATAT contains:
- the LOC124699263 gene encoding eggshell protein 2A-like, with product MAGTRRVAALLLLLAVASTVALATRDGAQVKTKPSPALKKPAKPYVPSPPGKKPAKPYVPPATKPGSGAVGGAGGSGGGVIPTIPGFGSIPGFDVPGMGGGWGGGYGGPTGGYSRGGVVASTTVCSEKGPCYKKKLTCPKKCYKSYSGSGKGWGGGGGGGGCTVDCKTKCIAYC